The window gccaaatgtatatagtgtgaataagtcacaactactataccaaaaattatgacagccaccaaataataaataagacaataaaacaacaataaaaggaacaccagaatttacgaggttcggctaattttgcctactcctcagacacaaccaatattttattccactccaaaaatacaagtgaaataatactaaagagagaagatacaaatgtcttaaacagatgagaaggcaaatgagaggtgtatctcaatcctaaacattaggccttcttttataggggaaaatccccccaaacttaactcccaaccaatgtgggactttggcattttgccaaacttcaacaaatctccaccttggcaaaattccacattttcaattctctctcaataacaaattttggttgtgtcttcatcttcaatcttcagtgttcaacaatgttgatcaaatccaaacaatgttgaaacttgatcgcagtcaccaccttagttagcatatcagcaggattctccgtagtatgaattttcttcactgtgactcctccttcttctgtgatttctcgtacgaaatgataccgaacatcaatatgcttcgtccttgcatgataaacttggttcttcgctaattgaatagcactttgactatcacaaaaaattgtgatacctttttgttcaataccaagctcctttagcaatccttgaagccaaattgcctccttcacagcctctgtaatagccatgtactctgcctctgttgtagacaaagcaactgttgactgcaaagtagacttccaactaactggtgcttttgcaaaagtaaacacataaccagtagttgatcttcgtttgtccagatcacccgcaaaatctgagtcacaatatccaactacagactgattgtattcctgctcaaaaactaacccgacatctacagtattatgaatataccgtagaatccacttcacagcttgccaatgctccttccctggattgtgcatatatctgctaataattccaacagcttgtgaaatgtcaggccttgtgcaaaccattgcatacatcaagctaccaacagcatttgcgtatggtacctttgacatatactctcgttcagcttcatccattggcgacataatagtacttatcttaaaatgggaagcaagtggagtactaactggcttagtcttgtcatctatgccaaaacgttgaagtactctcttcaaatattccttttgagataaacagagtttctttgaacgtctatctctaattatctccatgccaagaatttctTTGTCTCGCCAAgatccttcatctcaaactccttcttcagttgaatcttcaacttatcaatttcttccgaattcttggaagctatcaacatatcatcaacatataggagaagatatataaaggaaccatctttaagcctgcgcaaatacacacaatgatcgtatttgcttctcttgtacccttgctgcaacataaacttgtcaaatcatttgtaccattgtctagaagattgtttcaaaccgtacaacgatttttcaagtttgcataccatattttcttttccagcaactttgaatccttctggctgagtcatgtagatttcctcctccaagtttccatgtaaaaacgcagtttttacatccatctgaactagttccaaatccaattgtgctaccaaagccaacataattctaatagaggaatgttttacaactggagaaaacacttcattgtaatcaattccctccttttgagcatatcttttggccaccaatcttgctttgtagcgaacatatacttggttaggaaatccttccttctttgcaaatacccatttgcacccaattgctttctttcccttcgggagattggccaatctccatgtatgattctgatgaagggactgtatttcatcattcatggcaatcctccacttatcttcttctaaactttggacagcgtctttataagttgtaggaacatcatcagctacaattgaggttgcacaagcaaccgtctctatgagacgaacgggtttcgttattgttctttttggcctgctggttgctattgattcaatttgttgttgaggttcctgagttggaatctcctctactggctctccttccagagggtaatcttcatttgtttcctcctctgcttcttgtgtaggaaaaataaatttttcctcaaactccacctgcttagaagcacctttattttgtttggtatcttctgttaccttatttaccatagcagattcatcaaaggtaacatccctgctgaatattactttctttgttataggacaccataagcgatatcctttgactccagaagtaattcccataaaaatagccttctttgcccttggatccaattttgactctgtcacatgataatatgcagttgagccaaacacgtgcaaagagtcataatctacagcaggctttccataccatttttcaaatggtgtcttgccatcaatagcagcagatgctagacgattaatgaggtggcatgcatatgtaattgcctcagcccaaaattctttgcccaagccagcattggacaacatacaccgtaccttctccagcaaggtccggttcatacgttcagccactccattctgttgtggtgtatgtctgacagtgaagtgtcggacgatgccatcattttgacagaccttattgaaatgatcatttttgtattcacctccattgtctgtgcgaatacacttgatcctcttgcctgtttgattctccaccatcgtcttccatttgagaaaaattcccaacacttcatctttgctcttcattgtatacacccatactcttcgggaaaaatcatcaacaaaggttacaaaatagtgcttcccacccaatgaaggtgttttggaaggaccccaaacatcagagtgtacataatccaaaatgcctttagtattatggatcgctgtaccaaatttaacccttgtctgtttccctttaacacaatgctcacaaaactccaagttgcaagccttgactccttttaacaatccttgatctgataaagttttcaaggattttcctccagcatgtcccaagcgcatgtgccatagcttggttgcttctgcctctttgtcgtcactggatgtcactgtcgctgtcccaataattgtactgccacgatagcggtacatattattattcttccgattagccttcattaccactagtgcaccggagcatactctcatcactccattttctgcaatgattttgaacccttttgattctagggctcccacagagataagattcttcttcaaatccggtacatatcgaacatctgttaatgttctgatcattccatcatggttccttaatcgtattgaaccaatgtcatatgaggtaagagggctgttatctgctgtgtggatgactccatattctccttcttgaaattccacgaaccagtccctgttgggacacatatgatagctacaagctgagtccatcaaccatatgtctgatgatgttgatgactctgttgtaactaatgagaagtctgaatcatcacaatcagctacatttgaatccataatggcctttccattgttatgtttggccttattcttcaacttcagacagtctttcttccaatgccccttttctcgacaaaaggcacattcatctttgctaggtctggatcttgacttggatcttcccttctttgtcctcgtttgactttgaggacgaccccttACAAATAGtgtttctccttctccgcccttctatttttctcgctttctttgttcataactgtacaaagccgaacaaacttctctgagagaaacttcgtcatttccatggagtagagtagtttcaagatgctcgtactcatcaggaagtgacgccaacaacatcaaggccaagtcaccatcatcataagttgtatccatattttgcaaatctgtgaccaacttattgaaactggtgatatgttcattcatcgtggtaccaggaacataggtgaagtgaaacagtctcttcttcatgtacaatttattttgactatttttcttcaaaaatttatcctccagtgctttccataatttacttgcagaagtttcctttgtgtatggatatttctgctctctagcaaggaaggatcgaatggtaccgcaagcaacacgattaataattctccaatcttcttctccaatagcatctggtctcttttcttcaatagcaagatctagcccttgttgaaaaaggacatctaagacctcgccttgccacatcccaaaatgtccggacccgtcaaatatttctaccgcaaatttcgcatttgacacaattcttgtcataagcgaagatgccaatgatgacgttgacacttgatgtagattcttcttgtttattgtctcccatctttgacacaaatattatttaatagctgacgacacaaatcaagattatttcctttctggtgtggaagatcagactaagctgcaaccacagagcatactaagacagaatcttgacacagttaccaagataaatcttttctgatgtggaagatcagactatgctgcaaccacagagcatactaagacagtaccttggctctgataccaattgttgcggaagtcaaatgtatatagtgtgaataagtcataactactataccaaaaattatgacagccaccaaataataaataagacaataaaacaacaataaaaggaacaccagaatttacgaggttcggctaattttgcctactcctcagacacaaccaatattttattccactccaaaaatacaagtgaaataatactaaagagagaagatacaaatgccttaaacagatgagaaggcaaatgagagatgtatctcaatcctaaacattaggccttcttttataggggaaaaatcccccccaaacttaactcccaaccaatgtgggactttggcattttgccaaacttcaacaccCCTCGGCATAATGTCAAAGAAGAAGTTACATAAGAGGTCAGTCACAGAAAAAGATACATTTGGTCTTCCATATGATATCCTTAGCGACATCCTTATTAAGGTACCTGTTAAATCTTTGTTACGTTTTAAATCTATTTCTAAACCATGGAATGCTATAATCTCTGGTGATGAATCCCCTCTTAAGAATTCTCATGTCTTATGCTCACTTGATGGTTTGGTATTATTAGATATAAATATGCTTGATGAGACGTTTGCTTTGTGGAATCCATCAACCAGACAACACCAAACTCTCAGATGTCCATATTTGATCAACTCAACTCGTGCTCGTGCTTGTGGTTTGTGTTATGATTGTACTGTCCATGATTACAAGGTTATATTGATCTATAGCTTGTTTTACGTTGTCTACTCTACGAATACAGATTTTTGGACAATGAAAACAATGTTCCCAATTTTTGAAGTACTAGAATCATATCATGGTAGTCGGGGTATTAATCGGGGCATTAGCACTGAAGGTCGTGTATACTGGTCTCTAGATTGGGAACTTCTTAACCAGGGTGTACGTAAAGTTTCTACAATCATATACTTTGATGTGAAGTTAGATGAACTGAAGGAGCTTCCAAcataggcggatccaggattttaagTTTATGGGTTTCTGTCGCAATttcaaattaatatacaataataattggGTTCACAAAtagatatttaataatttttttaacaaaaatacaGGGTCTacgcaaaagttactgggttccctGGAACCCGTATATTACACCCTGGATTCCAATACCGGACTTTATAGGTGTTAATGAGTTGTTTCGTTTGACTGCTTACAAAGGTTCCCTTAGTTTATATCGCGACAAAAACTTTGGTATCAAATCCGACTTATGGATCATGGAACAAGATGGATGGAAATTATTAACGAAACTCTTCAACGTACCTACATTATCTTTTCGCGAGCATTATTTGATAATAAAAAGTAATCTTTTGGCTTGCACATGGAATGGTGAACTTATCTTATATAGACCAGAGGATGGAACTCTTTCCATATATAATCTTATACAACAACGATTTGTTACGATATATTACAGATTATATCATTCCGAGTATGTGTATTCTTCGGCAGATTTAACATGTTTGGATAGCTTATGTTTTCCTATCAACAAGAGGAAGCAACTCACTCAATCAAAATGAAGGTCAAAATTCATCAGCTGTCTAGAGGAGTAATtttagagttttttttttctagttttggTGAATCTTCTTAGTATTCCTCTTCTCATTCATATTGTATCTGATTTATTTTGAATTAAAAACCTACTTGTtgactttttattttgtttttggttCAATGATTTGTGATGGCAGTTCTAAGCTTGCAAATCTTACATACTTATAGCCATACAgttgttataatatatgttagactacaagttttaaaagttttttttttttcttaaactgcGTGTCTATTCAAATAATTCAGATAAATTGAACAGGGGAGTATGATTTTAGCTAGGAGCTTAAAAGGATCTAATTGTTTTCTTGAAATTAAAACTTTGGTGATCTTGTTTGTCCttaattttattgatgaatcTTAATGTCTTGCACTAATGAATTTTGAGGTTCAAGAAATAAATCTTACAGGCTTGATTCTATATCACGCGACATTGCTTATATAGCTTGTAATGTTGACAGTGCGTCTTAGAGTGCATTTTCCGAGTAGCTAAGTGCGGTTTTATTTCTGGAGAGTCCGAATAACATAAACGTAAAAGTGTCCTTCCTACTTCACCAAGCCATTTCAACATATAGTCTAACTTATATGCGTGGTAGTCGATTGTTTTTGCTAGACCAAACTGCAGAACTATGTCATTATATTTTGTGAACGAAATGCCATTTTCAAAAGGTCTAAATGTACATCAAACTGTACGTAAATAATGGATTAATGATTAACTAAGTGAGTTAAGAATCATGAGGTCTTAGCTTCAAATTCAAGGAGAGATAAAAATACTAGGTAATTTCTTCTTATCCAAATTTTGATGGACAAAGTTACTCGATACATGTGATGATGGTAGGTGTGCTCAAGCTGGCCCGACATGACCATtatctaaaaaaataattaataaccaTTATTTTTTTGTCCCATTCCCAGTTTCCCACTTTATTCCACTTTTTCTCACGCTAATTAGGGTCAAATTCGGCCTTCCATTCTgatttatttttttctctaaacCTACTAAGAATCTAATATTGATCAAAATTACAGATTTAATTTCTAGATCAACTTTACTTGTTGGAATCCACTAAAATCTTGGCGAAAATTAAGGCTTAATTAGATTTTGTAATCTTCTAGTAGCACTTTTTCAATCAAGTTCAATTGTTAATTCATGGATTTCCTTCTTTAATTAAGTCACTAATTTTCTTGAATTGGGACATGTCACGTCTACGAAACTTTCTATTGGCATACATTGATATTGTAAAATTATTTTACATTATTTGAACACTTTAAAGGTAAAAATTAAGGTAATTCGAAAAATAAGGCAAGTAAATATTATGAGATAACTATTTAATAGAATCCCTTTTCCTCACAAATACTAAAGTCTTAAAACCTATTTTCCATCTACCATATAAACCCTAATAATAGGCTAATACAAAGCCTTTACCCTAGGCAGAAATCATGATGCCAAAGAAGAAAGTACAAAAGAGGCGAGCCTTGAAAAATGATACCTCATTTCTTCCAACTGATATTGCATTCCTCATTTTTATTTGGCTTTCTGTTAAATCTTTGTTACGTTTTAAATCTGTTTTTAAAGTCATGGAATGCTATAATCTGCGACGATGAATTCAAGAAAACTCACTATGAGCAATCTAAAGCGTTGGGTCGCAAAATACTCCTGCTACAAAAATTTACTGGCCATTTGGAGTTTAGAGATTTAGAAAGTCCCCAATTATATGACAGAAAAACAACGGTTTCCTCTTAAAAAATCAGATTTGATCAAGTTTTCTGCTCATG of the Nicotiana tabacum cultivar K326 chromosome 7, ASM71507v2, whole genome shotgun sequence genome contains:
- the LOC107815328 gene encoding F-box/kelch-repeat protein At3g23880-like → MSKKKLHKRSVTEKDTFGLPYDILSDILIKVPVKSLLRFKSISKPWNAIISGDESPLKNSHVLCSLDGLVLLDINMLDETFALWNPSTRQHQTLRCPYLINSTRARACGLCYDCTVHDYKVILIYSLFYVVYSTNTDFWTMKTMFPIFEVLESYHGSRGINRGISTEGRVYWSLDWELLNQGVRKVSTIIYFDVKLDELKELPT